A genomic window from Babylonia areolata isolate BAREFJ2019XMU chromosome 9, ASM4173473v1, whole genome shotgun sequence includes:
- the LOC143285634 gene encoding cystine/glutamate transporter-like: MHFRMSKSTSWIRVASFAPSDFVQRLYRPLSIVLAVFVATTSIGALNACIMGHSRLLFAGARNGHMPTILGMIHEKYLTPWAANFVLLIWGLAMLYSGSVTDMMEFISLFSTIMGIAVVLSVLYLRYTKPTEHRPYKTMLFVPLAQLLINVAVLILAVYQKPHRMGVGPGHPLCRGPRLLAGCPVEVQTPRVHPAR, translated from the exons atgCATTTCCGGATGTCAAAGTCCACGTCCTGGATCCGTGTTGCAAGTTTTGCTCCGTCA GACTTTGTTCAGAGGCTGTACCGCCCGCTGTCCATTGTGCTGGCCGTCTTTGTGGCCACCACCTCCATTGGAGCTCTGAACGCTTGCATCATGGGCCACTCCAG GTTGCTGTTCGCAGGAGCCAGGAACGGCCACATGCCCACCATCTTGGGCATGATCCACGAGAAGTATCTGACGCCCTGGGCCGCTAACTTTGTTCTG ctGATCTGGGGTCTGGCCATGCTGTACTCTGGCAGTGTGACGGACATGATGgagttcatctctctcttctccaccatcATGGGCATCGCTGTCGTGCTCTCCGTCCTCTACCTGCGCTACACCAAACCCACTGAACACAGGCCGTACAAG ACGATGCTCTTCGTGCCCCTGGCCCAGCTGCTGATCAACGTGGCCGTGCTGATCCTGGCGGTGTACCAGAAGCCTCACCGCATGGGGGTCGGGCCTGGCCATCCTCTTTGCCGGGGTCCCCGTCTACTGGCTGGGTGTCCTGTGGAGGTCCAAACCCCCAGAGTTCACCCAGCTCGTTG a